From Rhizobium favelukesii, the proteins below share one genomic window:
- a CDS encoding IS4 family transposase, protein MGIRFPILFLFVMSRTLGHSAELSALSQAIDPDWIAQALATTGKASIRKRKLPAEQVVWLVIALALYRHQSIPEVVAHLDLVLPDEVNADIAKSALTQARQRLGQAPLAQLFAMSASCWDERHQSGRAWRGLCRYAVDGSTLRTSDSPENRAHFGAQAYASGVVASYPQLRLLTLTALATHLVRDAVFGAYGTNEMLYAKSLLDRVPDHSLTVFDKGFFSASLLLQLQTKGHERHWLIPAKANSTWERLDPHPTDYRVRMKVSPQARQAEPDLPAFWEVRAIETTTSHGKKRILLTSLMDRQTYPASEIVHQYEERWRIETSYRELKQELLGSELTLRSGTPETVYQEVWGALLAYNLVRLEMAEVATEAQVEPTRLSFITALHYLRHEWGWMAIEAPGKIPAHLTRLRNRLADLLLTEKRGRSCPRVVKKLPARYPIRAVSKPK, encoded by the coding sequence ATGGGGATTCGTTTTCCCATCCTGTTTTTGTTTGTGATGTCACGCACCCTTGGACATTCGGCCGAATTATCGGCTCTTTCGCAGGCGATCGACCCGGACTGGATCGCTCAGGCTCTCGCCACGACAGGCAAGGCGAGCATCCGCAAGCGCAAGCTGCCAGCCGAGCAGGTCGTCTGGCTGGTGATTGCGTTGGCCCTTTATCGTCATCAGTCAATCCCGGAGGTGGTGGCCCATCTTGATCTGGTTTTGCCCGATGAGGTCAACGCGGATATTGCCAAGAGCGCGTTGACACAGGCACGGCAGCGCTTGGGTCAGGCACCGTTGGCGCAGTTGTTTGCAATGAGTGCATCATGCTGGGATGAACGCCACCAATCCGGGCGTGCCTGGCGGGGTCTTTGTCGTTATGCCGTGGACGGCAGCACGCTGCGGACGTCCGACAGCCCGGAGAACCGGGCGCATTTTGGAGCGCAGGCCTACGCGTCTGGCGTTGTCGCAAGCTATCCGCAATTGCGGCTGCTGACGCTGACGGCGCTGGCGACGCATCTGGTGCGTGATGCGGTGTTCGGAGCCTATGGCACAAACGAGATGCTCTATGCCAAAAGCCTGCTCGACCGGGTTCCGGACCATTCGCTGACGGTCTTCGACAAGGGCTTCTTCAGTGCCAGCCTTCTCTTGCAATTGCAGACGAAGGGACATGAGCGTCACTGGCTGATTCCGGCCAAAGCCAACAGCACATGGGAACGACTGGATCCGCACCCCACCGATTATCGGGTGCGCATGAAGGTCTCGCCCCAGGCGCGGCAGGCAGAACCGGACTTGCCGGCCTTCTGGGAGGTCAGGGCCATCGAGACGACCACCAGCCATGGCAAAAAGCGCATATTGTTGACATCGCTGATGGACAGACAAACTTATCCGGCAAGCGAAATCGTCCATCAGTATGAAGAGCGATGGCGCATCGAGACAAGTTATCGCGAACTCAAGCAGGAGCTTCTCGGTAGCGAACTGACCCTGCGAAGCGGCACGCCGGAGACTGTCTATCAGGAGGTCTGGGGCGCGTTGCTGGCCTACAATCTGGTGCGGCTCGAAATGGCAGAGGTCGCGACCGAAGCCCAAGTCGAGCCAACCCGACTAAGCTTTATCACAGCCCTGCATTACCTGCGTCACGAATGGGGATGGATGGCGATCGAAGCACCCGGCAAAATCCCCGCCCACCTCACCAGATTGAGAAACAGATTGGCAGACTTGCTGCTGACAGAAAAACGGGGGCGATCATGCCCCCGTGTCGTCAAAAAACTGCCTGCCAGATACCCGATAAGAGCCGTAAGCAAACCTAAGTGA
- a CDS encoding YMGG-like glycine zipper-containing protein — MIGALVGALASCTATEQGTAIGAGSGAIIGGAVSHSWGGAAIGAVAGGLAGALIGQSVERRGYCVYRDRYGRRYEARCPRY; from the coding sequence ATTATTGGCGCGCTTGTTGGCGCGCTTGCTTCTTGCACGGCGACTGAACAAGGCACCGCGATCGGTGCAGGCAGCGGCGCCATTATTGGTGGTGCTGTTAGCCACAGCTGGGGCGGCGCAGCAATCGGTGCCGTAGCCGGTGGTCTCGCTGGCGCATTGATCGGCCAGTCCGTTGAGCGTCGTGGCTACTGCGTCTACAGGGACCGATACGGCCGCCGCTACGAAGCACGTTGCCCGCGCTACTAG
- a CDS encoding IS630 family transposase (programmed frameshift), with product MGSAIALRDDFDGPALRQFAKGTKDAAQARRLLALAEIYDGGSRTDAARIGGVTLQIVRDWVVRFNEHGSAGLLNGKAPGNRPKLNDDQRQALAKIVERGPIPAIHGVVRWRRKDLVQWIFQEFRISMDETTVGRELKALGFAKLSARPRHYAQNEPEVDAFKKKFPAALAAIRSSLPKNTEIELWWADEARIGQKNKITRRWARRGTRPSAPLDQRTMWAYIFGAICPKKGKGAGLVLPYCDTDAMNQHLLEISQAVDDGAHAVLILDQAGWHVTPKLSVPDNITLLFLPPRSPELNPVENVWQFMRDNWLSNRIFTDYEDIVAHCCAAWNKLVAQPWKIMSIGLREWAHRF from the exons ATGGGTTCGGCGATTGCATTGCGCGATGATTTTGATGGTCCTGCTCTGCGGCAGTTCGCGAAAGGGACCAAGGATGCCGCTCAAGCGCGGCGGCTTCTGGCGTTGGCGGAAATTTATGACGGCGGCTCGCGTACAGATGCGGCCCGGATCGGGGGCGTGACCTTGCAGATTGTTCGCGACTGGGTCGTTCGTTTCAATGAGCACGGGTCGGCCGGGCTCCTCAACGGCAAGGCTCCCGGCAATCGGCCCAAGCTGAATGATGATCAGCGCCAGGCCTTGGCCAAGATTGTAGAGCGTGGTCCGATCCCGGCTATCCACGGTGTCGTTCGGTGGCGGCGCAAGGATCTGGTCCAATGGATCTTCCAGGAATTCCGGATCTCGATGGACGAGACCACGGTTGGTCGCGAATTGAAGGCTCTCGGCTTTGCCAAGCTGTCTGCCCGGCCGCGCCACTACGCCCAGAATGAACCCGAAGTGGACGCTTTTAAAAAGA AGTTCCCTGCCGCATTGGCAGCCATCAGAAGCAGCCTCCCGAAGAATACCGAGATCGAACTCTGGTGGGCCGACGAGGCGCGCATAGGTCAGAAAAACAAGATCACCCGCCGATGGGCTCGCCGTGGCACCCGACCTTCAGCGCCGCTGGATCAACGGACGATGTGGGCGTACATCTTCGGTGCCATCTGCCCCAAGAAAGGTAAGGGCGCGGGCCTCGTATTGCCCTATTGCGATACCGACGCCATGAATCAACATCTGCTGGAAATCAGCCAGGCAGTCGATGACGGCGCTCACGCGGTCCTCATCCTCGATCAAGCCGGATGGCACGTCACGCCGAAGCTCAGCGTCCCTGACAACATCACATTGCTGTTCTTGCCGCCGCGTTCGCCTGAATTGAACCCTGTCGAAAACGTCTGGCAGTTTATGAGGGACAACTGGCTGTCGAACCGCATCTTCACAGACTACGAGGACATCGTCGCTCACTGCTGTGCCGCCTGGAACAAACTCGTCGCGCAACCCTGGAAGATAATGTCCATTGGACTGCGCGAGTGGGCGCATCGGTTTTGA
- a CDS encoding DUF3309 family protein yields MLGTILLIILILLLIGALPNWGYSRGWGYGPSGGLGLVLVIIIILVLMGRI; encoded by the coding sequence ATGCTTGGCACGATCCTTCTCATCATCCTTATTCTGCTTTTGATCGGCGCCTTACCAAATTGGGGTTATAGCCGTGGATGGGGCTATGGACCTTCCGGCGGTTTGGGACTAGTTCTCGTTATTATTATTATCCTTGTGCTAATGGGTCGCATCTAA